In one Gossypium hirsutum isolate 1008001.06 chromosome D09, Gossypium_hirsutum_v2.1, whole genome shotgun sequence genomic region, the following are encoded:
- the LOC107931497 gene encoding heparanase-like protein 1 isoform X1: MYPYTIIIRFLTQLQIAEQVNEMEFGMILILFVASIPTILAEDISYGTIVVDGTTSIAQTDDNFVCATIDWWPHDKCDYKQCPWHYTSAITLDLSHPILTKAIQAFNRLRIRIGGSLQDQVLYNVGNLKSPCHPFRKMKHGLFGFSKGCLQMKRWDELNHFFNATSVMLTFGLNALYGRHKIKGSLWGGEWDSSNAQDFIKYSISKGYQIDSWEYGNELSGNGVGAHVHADRYGKDLIHLKKIIKELYRGSQFEPSLVAPGGFFNQQWFTKLLQVSGSNVLDAISHHIYNLGAGSDPKLVSKILDPNHLNKVANTFINLARTVQTHGPWSSAWVGESGGAYNSGGPHVSDTFVNSFWYLDQLGMASKYQTKVYCRQTLIGGNYGLLNATTYVPNPDYYSALLWHRLMGKVVLAVGSDASPFLRSYAHCSKGRIGVTLLVINLSDQTKFITDVQNSMNNNIRLATEQQNISRKSFSRSLKNTASGAEIKASSDEYSYREEYHLTPKNGYLQTRTMVLNGIPLELTSTGNIPRLDPIRVNVKSPISITPLSIAFLVFPDFAAPACR; encoded by the exons ATGTACCCTTATACTATAATCATCCGATTCCTAACACAGCTGCAAATAGCTGAGCAAG TTAATGAAATGGAATTTGGCATGATTTTGATCTTATTTGTGGCTTCAATCCCTACAATTTTGGCTGAAGATATTAGTTATGGAACAATTGTAGTTGATGGGACTACAAGTATTGCTCAAACCGATGATAATTTCGTTTGTGCTACAATCGATTGGTGGCCTCATGATAAGTGTGATTATAAGCAGTGTCCGTGGCACTATACATCTGCAATAACTTTG GACCTGTCTCATCCTATCCTTACCAAAGCAATCCAAG CTTTCAACCGTTTGAGAATACGAATTGGAGGGTCTTTGCAAGATCAAGTGTTGTATAATGTTGGAAATTTGAAGTCTCCTTGCCATCCATTCAGAAAGATGAAACATGGGCTGTTTGGATTTTCAAAGGGATGTTTGCAGATGAAAAGGTGGGATGAACTAAACCATTTCTTCAATGCTACCAG TGTGATGTTGACCTTTGGCTTGAATGCACTCTATGGGAGACATAAAATAAAGGGGAGCCTTTGGGGAGGGGAATGGGACTCTAGCAATGCACAAGATTTTATCAAGTACTCCATTTCAAAGGGATACCAGATAGATTCATGGGAATATG GTAATGAATTGAGTGGAAATGGTGTTGGTGCACATGTTCATGCTGACCGATACGGGAAAGATTTGATCCACCtaaagaaaatcataaaagaGTTATACAGAGGCTCCCAATTTGAACCATCATTAGTTGCACCAGGAGGATTCTTTAACCAACAATGGTTCACCAAGCTTCTTCAGGTCTCTGGCTCAAATGTACTTGATGCTATAAGCCATCACATATACAATTTGGGTGCTG GTTCTGATCCCAAACTTGTGAGTAAGATATTGGATCCTAACCACTTGAACAAGGTTGCAAATACTTTCATCAATCTTGCACGCACCGTCCAGACGCATGGTCCTTGGTCTTCCGCATGGGTCGGAGAATCCGGTGGGGCTTATAACAGCGGCGGTCCTCACGTGTCTGACACATTCGTCAACAGCTTTTG GTATTTAGATCAACTTGGAATGGCTTCCAAGTACCAAACTAAAGTATATTGTCGGCAAACACTAATTGGTGGCAACTATGGTCTTCTCAATGCCACAACATATGTTCCAAACCCCGATTATTACAG TGCACTTCTATGGCATCGTTTGATGGGAAAAGTGGTTTTAGCTGTTGGTAGTGATGCATCCCCCTTTTTGCGATCTTACGCCCATTGTTCTAAAGGAAGA ATTGGTGTGACTTTACTCGTGATCAACTTGAGTGATCAGACGAAATTCATTACGGATGTTCAAAACAGTATGAACAACAACATCAGGTTGGCTACAGAACAACAAAACATCAGCAGGAAGAGCTTCTCACGGAGTCTTAAGAACACAGCTTCCGGAGCCGAAATCAAAGCTTCTTCTGACGAATATTCATACAGAGAAGAGTATCATTTAACTCCAAAAAATGGGTACCTTCAAACCCGAACTATGGTTCTTAATGGCATTCCTTTAGAACTTACAAGTACTGGAAACATCCCAAGGCTAGACCCTATTCGTGTTAATGTTAAGTCTCCGATATCCATCACTCCGTTGTCAATTGCCTTCCTAGTATTCCCCGACTTTGCTGCTCCGGCTTGCAGATAA
- the LOC107931497 gene encoding heparanase-like protein 1 isoform X2, whose product MEFGMILILFVASIPTILAEDISYGTIVVDGTTSIAQTDDNFVCATIDWWPHDKCDYKQCPWHYTSAITLDLSHPILTKAIQAFNRLRIRIGGSLQDQVLYNVGNLKSPCHPFRKMKHGLFGFSKGCLQMKRWDELNHFFNATSVMLTFGLNALYGRHKIKGSLWGGEWDSSNAQDFIKYSISKGYQIDSWEYGNELSGNGVGAHVHADRYGKDLIHLKKIIKELYRGSQFEPSLVAPGGFFNQQWFTKLLQVSGSNVLDAISHHIYNLGAGSDPKLVSKILDPNHLNKVANTFINLARTVQTHGPWSSAWVGESGGAYNSGGPHVSDTFVNSFWYLDQLGMASKYQTKVYCRQTLIGGNYGLLNATTYVPNPDYYSALLWHRLMGKVVLAVGSDASPFLRSYAHCSKGRIGVTLLVINLSDQTKFITDVQNSMNNNIRLATEQQNISRKSFSRSLKNTASGAEIKASSDEYSYREEYHLTPKNGYLQTRTMVLNGIPLELTSTGNIPRLDPIRVNVKSPISITPLSIAFLVFPDFAAPACR is encoded by the exons ATGGAATTTGGCATGATTTTGATCTTATTTGTGGCTTCAATCCCTACAATTTTGGCTGAAGATATTAGTTATGGAACAATTGTAGTTGATGGGACTACAAGTATTGCTCAAACCGATGATAATTTCGTTTGTGCTACAATCGATTGGTGGCCTCATGATAAGTGTGATTATAAGCAGTGTCCGTGGCACTATACATCTGCAATAACTTTG GACCTGTCTCATCCTATCCTTACCAAAGCAATCCAAG CTTTCAACCGTTTGAGAATACGAATTGGAGGGTCTTTGCAAGATCAAGTGTTGTATAATGTTGGAAATTTGAAGTCTCCTTGCCATCCATTCAGAAAGATGAAACATGGGCTGTTTGGATTTTCAAAGGGATGTTTGCAGATGAAAAGGTGGGATGAACTAAACCATTTCTTCAATGCTACCAG TGTGATGTTGACCTTTGGCTTGAATGCACTCTATGGGAGACATAAAATAAAGGGGAGCCTTTGGGGAGGGGAATGGGACTCTAGCAATGCACAAGATTTTATCAAGTACTCCATTTCAAAGGGATACCAGATAGATTCATGGGAATATG GTAATGAATTGAGTGGAAATGGTGTTGGTGCACATGTTCATGCTGACCGATACGGGAAAGATTTGATCCACCtaaagaaaatcataaaagaGTTATACAGAGGCTCCCAATTTGAACCATCATTAGTTGCACCAGGAGGATTCTTTAACCAACAATGGTTCACCAAGCTTCTTCAGGTCTCTGGCTCAAATGTACTTGATGCTATAAGCCATCACATATACAATTTGGGTGCTG GTTCTGATCCCAAACTTGTGAGTAAGATATTGGATCCTAACCACTTGAACAAGGTTGCAAATACTTTCATCAATCTTGCACGCACCGTCCAGACGCATGGTCCTTGGTCTTCCGCATGGGTCGGAGAATCCGGTGGGGCTTATAACAGCGGCGGTCCTCACGTGTCTGACACATTCGTCAACAGCTTTTG GTATTTAGATCAACTTGGAATGGCTTCCAAGTACCAAACTAAAGTATATTGTCGGCAAACACTAATTGGTGGCAACTATGGTCTTCTCAATGCCACAACATATGTTCCAAACCCCGATTATTACAG TGCACTTCTATGGCATCGTTTGATGGGAAAAGTGGTTTTAGCTGTTGGTAGTGATGCATCCCCCTTTTTGCGATCTTACGCCCATTGTTCTAAAGGAAGA ATTGGTGTGACTTTACTCGTGATCAACTTGAGTGATCAGACGAAATTCATTACGGATGTTCAAAACAGTATGAACAACAACATCAGGTTGGCTACAGAACAACAAAACATCAGCAGGAAGAGCTTCTCACGGAGTCTTAAGAACACAGCTTCCGGAGCCGAAATCAAAGCTTCTTCTGACGAATATTCATACAGAGAAGAGTATCATTTAACTCCAAAAAATGGGTACCTTCAAACCCGAACTATGGTTCTTAATGGCATTCCTTTAGAACTTACAAGTACTGGAAACATCCCAAGGCTAGACCCTATTCGTGTTAATGTTAAGTCTCCGATATCCATCACTCCGTTGTCAATTGCCTTCCTAGTATTCCCCGACTTTGCTGCTCCGGCTTGCAGATAA
- the LOC107931496 gene encoding plant intracellular Ras-group-related LRR protein 7 — protein MGCCQSKGADSKANRIARWRSTGIVALRDAKLKTFPDEVLELDRSVRTLDLTHNKLVEIPVDISKLVNMQRLILATNLIERLPINIGKLQSLKVMILDGNQITSLPDELGQLVRLEKLSISGNMLMSLPETIGSLRNLSLLNVSNNKLKYLPESVGSCFSLEELQANDNLIEELPASVCNLVHLKSLCLNNNKVSQIPPNLLKDCKALQNISLHGNPISMDQFQQMEGFQEFEARRKKKFDKQIDSNVMIGSNGLDEGVDL, from the exons aTGGGATGTTGTCAAAGTAAAGGCGCTGATTCCAAAGCTAATAGGATTGCTCGGTGGCGATCAACTGGCATTGTTGCTTTACGTGATGCCAAATTGAAG ACATTTCCCGATGAAGTTCTTGAGCTGGATAGATCTGTGCGTACTCTTGATTTAACGCACAATAAATTAG TTGAAATTCCTGTGGATATCAGCAAATTAGTCAACATGCAGCGTCTG ATTTTAGCCACTAATCTTATCGAGCGACTACCAATTAATATCGGGAAGCTTCAGTCTCTGAAAGTTATGATACTTGATGGGAATCAAATTACTTCCTTACCTGATGAAT TGGGCCAGCTGGTAAGACTTGAGAAGTTATCGATCTCTGGAAATATGTTAATGTCCTTGCCCGAGACTATTGGCAGCTTGCGCAAT TTGTCATTACTTAATGTGTCTAACAACAAGTTAAAGTATCTTCCTGAATCAGTTGGGAGCTGCTTTTCTTTGGAAGAGCTGCAAGCGAATG ATAATCTTATCGAAGAACTTCCTGCATCTGTTTGCAATCTTGTTCACTTAAAGTCACTTTGTTTAAACAATAACAAAGTCAGCCAG ATTCCTCCTAATTTATTGAAAGACTGCAAAGCTCTTCAGAATATCTCTCTGCACGGCAATCCTATTTCAATGGATCAGTTTCAGCAA ATGGAAGGGTTCCAAGAATTCGAAGCAAGAAGGAAGAAGAAGTTTGACAAGCAAATTGACTCTAATGTGATGATTGGTTCGAATGGCCTTGATGAGGGTGTCGATCTATAA
- the LOC107931372 gene encoding 40S ribosomal protein S19-3 — MEAARTVKDVSPHEFVKAYAAHLKRSGKIELPPWTDIVKGGKLKELPPYDPDWYYIRAASMARKIYLRGGLGVGAFRRIYGGAKRNGSHPRHFCKSSGSIARHILQQLQNVYIVDLDTKGGRKITSNGQRDLDQVAGRIAVAL; from the exons ATGGAGGCAGCGAGAACTGTAAAGGACGTTTCTCCCCACGAGTTCGTGAAGGCCTACGCCGCCCACCTCAAGCGCTCCGGCAAG ATTGAGCTTCCTCCATGGACCGATATTGTCAAGGGTGGTAAATTGAAGGAGCTTCCACCGTATGACCCTGATTGGTACTATATAAGAGCTG CTTCCATGGCAAGGAAAATCTACTTGAGGGGAGGTCTTGGTGTTGGTGCCTTCAGGAGGATATATGGAGGAGCCAAGAGGAACGGTAGCCACCCACGCCATTTCTGCAAGAGCAGTGGGTCTATTGCTCGTCATATTCTCCAGCAATTGCAGAATGTGTACATCGTCGATCTTGATACTAAAGG TGGTAGGAAAATCACATCGAATGGCCAACGGGATCTCGATCAAGTTGCTGGAAGGATTGCAGTTGCCCTCTGA